One Undibacter mobilis genomic region harbors:
- the phnL gene encoding phosphonate C-P lyase system protein PhnL produces MPALELKDVTKTFVMHLQGSLKLPVLNDVSFKAEAGQCVVLTGPSGTGKSSILKLIYGNYRCDEGAILVRDGETQVDLATAAPRRILAVRQRALGYVTQFLRAVPRVSALDIVAEPLIARGVARDDATARAAAMLKRFNVPERLWSLPPATFSGGEQQRINLARGLLPEHPILLLDEPTASLDAKNRAVVVDIVRERKARGTAIVAIVHDEQVRDDIADVAVDVTRFATAA; encoded by the coding sequence ATGCCCGCGCTTGAACTCAAAGACGTCACTAAGACCTTCGTCATGCACCTGCAGGGCAGTCTCAAGCTGCCGGTGCTGAACGACGTCAGCTTCAAGGCCGAGGCTGGTCAGTGCGTCGTGCTCACCGGACCGTCCGGCACCGGCAAATCGTCGATCCTGAAGCTGATCTACGGCAATTATCGCTGCGATGAGGGCGCCATCCTGGTGCGCGACGGTGAAACCCAGGTCGACCTCGCCACCGCGGCGCCACGGCGCATCCTCGCGGTACGCCAGCGGGCGCTTGGTTACGTCACTCAGTTTCTGCGCGCGGTCCCGCGCGTTTCAGCGCTCGACATTGTCGCCGAGCCCCTGATCGCCCGTGGCGTCGCCCGAGACGACGCCACGGCGCGCGCCGCCGCCATGCTCAAGCGCTTCAATGTGCCGGAGCGGCTGTGGAGCCTGCCACCGGCCACCTTCTCCGGTGGCGAGCAGCAGCGCATCAATCTCGCGCGCGGGCTCTTGCCTGAGCATCCGATCCTGCTATTGGACGAGCCGACCGCCTCGCTCGATGCCAAAAACCGCGCCGTGGTTGTCGACATTGTGCGCGAGCGTAAAGCGCGCGGCACAGCGATCGTCGCTATCGTTCATGACGAGCAGGTCCGGGACGACATCGCCGACGTCGCTGTCGACGTCACCCGTTTCGCCACTGCCGCCTAG
- a CDS encoding GNAT family N-acetyltransferase, giving the protein MAEIDAVTIREAEKRDLPGVLALYAQPDLDDGKVLSTIDAERIFDRFARYPDYTLYVAELDGRIVGTFALLIMDNLGHLGTPSAVVEDVAVGPAVHSRGVGRAMMAFAMERAKEKHCYKIVLSSNAKRERAHAFYENIGFERHGYSFRVVFNEVTA; this is encoded by the coding sequence ATGGCTGAGATCGACGCTGTCACCATCCGCGAGGCGGAAAAGCGCGACCTGCCTGGCGTGCTGGCACTCTACGCCCAGCCCGATCTCGATGACGGTAAGGTGCTGTCGACAATCGATGCCGAGCGCATCTTCGATCGCTTCGCCCGCTACCCGGACTACACGCTCTATGTCGCTGAACTGGACGGCCGCATCGTCGGCACCTTCGCGCTACTGATCATGGACAATCTCGGGCATCTCGGCACACCCTCGGCTGTGGTCGAGGATGTCGCGGTCGGACCGGCCGTGCATAGCCGCGGCGTTGGCCGCGCCATGATGGCCTTCGCCATGGAACGCGCCAAGGAGAAGCACTGCTACAAGATTGTGCTATCGTCGAATGCCAAGCGCGAGCGGGCTCACGCCTTCTACGAGAACATCGGCTTCGAACGTCACGGCTACAGCTTCCGCGTCGTGTTCAACGAGGTGACGGCATGA
- a CDS encoding LysR family transcriptional regulator, which yields MSHIRRLLPSLNALVAFEAAVRCGTFAKAASELGVTGPAVSRTIGRLELHLGIPLFRRTPRGAVLTKEGTNLFSGISRSFGEIERTVADLVDRNRPVRRPIMLSVSAAFATHWFMPRLARFQARFPGEEIQFQLINGPLEGPVDGVDIAMRFDPQADSNKRVYPLMRELLLPVCADRYPGARNDADDLLPAAARMISLSGSQFQWHQLFAPDAAGSRENEILLTEYTLVVQAALAGQGMAVGWLNVVSGLLASGALVPALPQVIATGRRCDLILTERPHSDVVTDICDWMVQEFQSDIARIRLRYPDVGRSLTDFNC from the coding sequence ATGTCCCATATCAGACGTTTGCTTCCTTCTCTCAATGCACTGGTTGCCTTTGAAGCCGCCGTGCGGTGTGGCACCTTCGCCAAGGCCGCCAGTGAACTTGGCGTGACAGGCCCTGCCGTCAGCCGAACCATCGGCCGGCTGGAGTTGCATCTCGGCATCCCTCTGTTCCGCAGGACGCCAAGAGGCGCCGTCCTGACCAAGGAGGGTACCAACCTGTTCTCCGGGATTTCGCGAAGCTTTGGCGAGATCGAGAGAACCGTCGCCGATCTTGTCGATCGCAACAGGCCGGTACGCCGGCCGATCATGTTGTCGGTTTCGGCTGCCTTCGCCACCCATTGGTTTATGCCCAGGCTGGCCCGCTTTCAGGCCCGCTTCCCGGGGGAAGAGATTCAATTCCAGCTTATCAATGGTCCGTTGGAAGGACCTGTCGACGGCGTCGACATTGCAATGCGGTTCGATCCCCAGGCGGATTCGAATAAACGCGTGTATCCTCTGATGCGCGAACTCCTCTTGCCGGTTTGTGCGGACCGTTATCCGGGTGCGCGCAACGATGCCGATGATCTGCTGCCCGCAGCGGCACGGATGATCTCGCTCAGCGGCTCACAGTTTCAATGGCACCAACTGTTCGCGCCGGACGCCGCGGGAAGCCGGGAGAATGAGATTCTGTTGACTGAATACACATTGGTTGTACAGGCGGCGTTGGCCGGCCAGGGCATGGCGGTTGGCTGGTTAAATGTGGTGTCCGGTCTGCTTGCATCCGGCGCACTCGTGCCGGCTCTGCCTCAGGTCATAGCTACCGGACGCCGGTGTGATCTGATTTTGACCGAACGCCCTCATTCGGATGTCGTGACAGACATCTGCGATTGGATGGTTCAGGAATTCCAGAGTGACATTGCGCGCATCCGCTTGCGCTATCCGGACGTTGGGAGAAGTCTGACGGACTTCAACTGCTAG
- a CDS encoding alpha-D-ribose 1-methylphosphonate 5-triphosphate diphosphatase, with product MPDTTIIENARIVLADKVIERGYVAFDNGQIAEIGDGKAPERGIDAEGDLLLPGLVELHTDHLEAHVQPRPKVQWNAVSAVVSYDAQIATSGITTVLDSLRVWREEGNAEGVDGQAALLSRAIDTARAAGLLRVDHYLHLRCEVPMPQVVIDTAELIGRPDVRLISLMDHTPGQRQFQDPQKLREYYRGKSGGMSEAELDEMFARRIAHSEKYAPDNYKGLVELAHRHDTPIASHDDTTAAHVDQAIKDRVAIAEFPTNVPSAQGLHANGIKVMMGAPNLVRGGSHSGNVATAELARAGLLDLMSSDYVPSSLLLAALMLPQQASNYDLPAAIRTVSKTPAEAVGLDDRGEIATGKRADVIRVHVAPEGAAVRSVWSAGRRVA from the coding sequence ATGCCCGACACGACGATCATCGAAAATGCCCGCATTGTCCTCGCCGACAAAGTGATCGAACGCGGCTATGTCGCATTCGACAACGGCCAGATTGCCGAGATCGGCGACGGCAAGGCGCCTGAACGCGGAATTGACGCCGAAGGCGACCTGCTGCTGCCCGGTCTCGTCGAACTGCACACCGACCATCTCGAGGCGCATGTGCAGCCGCGACCGAAGGTGCAATGGAATGCCGTATCGGCCGTCGTCTCCTACGACGCTCAGATCGCAACCAGCGGCATCACCACCGTGCTCGATTCGCTGCGCGTATGGCGCGAGGAAGGCAACGCCGAAGGCGTCGATGGCCAGGCTGCCCTGCTGTCCCGTGCTATCGACACGGCACGCGCAGCCGGGCTGTTGCGCGTCGATCACTATCTGCACCTGCGCTGTGAAGTACCGATGCCGCAGGTCGTCATCGATACCGCCGAACTGATCGGCCGTCCCGATGTGCGACTCATCTCGCTGATGGACCACACGCCGGGCCAGCGCCAGTTTCAGGATCCTCAAAAGCTGCGTGAGTATTATCGCGGCAAAAGCGGCGGCATGAGCGAAGCCGAGCTGGACGAAATGTTCGCCCGCCGCATCGCCCATTCCGAGAAATATGCCCCGGACAACTACAAAGGTCTGGTCGAATTGGCTCACCGTCATGACACGCCGATAGCAAGCCATGACGACACGACGGCCGCGCATGTCGATCAGGCAATCAAGGACCGCGTCGCCATCGCCGAATTCCCGACCAACGTGCCGTCGGCGCAAGGCCTGCATGCCAACGGCATCAAGGTGATGATGGGCGCCCCGAACCTCGTTCGCGGCGGGTCGCATTCCGGCAATGTCGCAACCGCCGAGCTCGCGCGCGCTGGTCTGCTCGATCTGATGTCATCGGACTATGTACCGTCGAGCCTGCTGCTCGCTGCGCTCATGCTGCCGCAGCAGGCGTCGAACTACGACCTGCCCGCCGCCATCCGTACGGTGTCGAAAACACCGGCAGAAGCGGTCGGTCTCGATGACCGCGGCGAGATCGCCACCGGCAAGCGCGCCGACGTCATTCGCGTGCACGTGGCGCCGGAAGGCGCGGCGGTGCGCAGCGTCTGGAGTGCCGGCCGCCGCGTCGCCTAA
- a CDS encoding 1-aminocyclopropane-1-carboxylate deaminase, translated as MLRLDKFERYPLTFGPTPIEFLPRMTEALGGKVQIYAKRDDCNSGLAFGGNKLRKLEYIVPDAIASNADTLVSIGGVQSNHTRMVAATAAKIGMKCVVVQESWVPHEDAVYDRVGNILLTRLMGADSRIVPDGFDIGIRKSWEDAIQSVKDAGGKPYGIPAGASVHKYGGLGYVGFAEEVRAQEAQMGIKFDYVIVCVVTGSTQAGMIVGFAADNRAGRVVGIDASGTLQQTRAQVREIVDNTAELVELGRAVRDDEIVILEDYAYPAYGVPSHETNEAIRFAARTEAMITDPVYEGKSMQGMIDLVKKGFFPDGSKVLYAHLGGAPALNGYSYTYRNG; from the coding sequence GTGCTCAGACTCGACAAGTTCGAACGTTACCCGCTGACCTTCGGCCCAACGCCGATCGAGTTCCTGCCGCGCATGACCGAAGCGCTCGGCGGCAAGGTGCAGATCTACGCCAAGCGCGACGATTGCAACTCCGGCCTTGCCTTTGGCGGCAACAAGCTGCGCAAGCTCGAATATATCGTGCCGGACGCGATCGCTTCGAATGCGGATACGTTGGTGTCGATCGGCGGTGTACAGTCGAACCACACCCGTATGGTGGCGGCAACCGCCGCCAAGATCGGCATGAAATGCGTTGTGGTGCAGGAAAGCTGGGTGCCGCACGAAGACGCTGTCTATGATCGCGTCGGCAATATCCTGCTCACGCGTCTGATGGGCGCCGACAGCCGCATCGTGCCAGACGGTTTCGACATCGGTATCCGCAAGAGCTGGGAAGATGCCATCCAGTCCGTCAAGGATGCTGGTGGCAAGCCTTATGGGATTCCGGCCGGCGCCTCGGTGCACAAGTATGGCGGGCTCGGTTACGTCGGTTTCGCCGAGGAAGTGCGTGCCCAGGAAGCGCAGATGGGTATCAAGTTCGACTATGTCATCGTCTGCGTCGTGACCGGTTCGACACAAGCTGGCATGATTGTCGGCTTTGCCGCTGACAATCGCGCCGGCCGTGTGGTCGGCATCGATGCTTCGGGTACGCTGCAGCAAACCCGCGCCCAGGTACGCGAGATTGTCGATAACACCGCGGAACTGGTCGAGCTTGGTCGCGCGGTGCGTGACGATGAGATCGTTATTCTTGAGGACTACGCCTATCCCGCCTATGGCGTACCGAGCCATGAGACGAACGAGGCAATCCGTTTTGCCGCGCGTACTGAAGCGATGATTACCGATCCGGTATACGAGGGCAAATCGATGCAGGGCATGATCGATCTCGTGAAGAAAGGCTTCTTCCCCGACGGATCAAAAGTTCTCTACGCGCATCTTGGTGGTGCGCCGGCATTGAACGGCTACAGCTACACCTATCGCAACGGCTGA
- the phnK gene encoding phosphonate C-P lyase system protein PhnK: MTPFDDDKPLLIAEGLTKYYGRQLGCRDASFELYEGEVMAVVGESGSGKSTLLQMLSTQIEPTSGRILYRMRDGGMKNLWEMSEPERRFLLRTDWGYVHQDPQHGLRMGVSAGGNVGERLMAIGQRNYAGIRATAADWLGRVEIPENRIDDTPRTYSGGMRQRLQIARNLVTAPRLIFMDEPTGGLDVSVQARLLDLLRRIVSEMRIAAIIVTHDLAVARLLSNRIMVMKGGEVIEAGLTDQVLDDPHQPYTQLLVSSILPV, encoded by the coding sequence ATGACCCCGTTTGACGACGACAAACCGCTGCTGATCGCCGAGGGACTGACAAAATATTACGGCCGTCAGCTTGGCTGCCGCGACGCCTCTTTCGAACTCTACGAGGGCGAGGTCATGGCGGTGGTCGGCGAATCCGGCTCCGGCAAATCGACGTTGCTGCAGATGCTGTCGACGCAAATCGAGCCGACATCCGGACGAATCCTCTATCGCATGCGCGATGGCGGCATGAAGAACCTGTGGGAGATGAGTGAGCCCGAGCGCCGGTTCCTGCTGCGCACCGACTGGGGCTATGTGCACCAGGACCCGCAGCACGGCCTGCGTATGGGCGTCTCCGCCGGCGGCAATGTCGGCGAGCGGCTGATGGCGATCGGCCAGCGCAATTATGCCGGCATCCGCGCCACCGCCGCCGACTGGCTCGGCCGCGTCGAAATCCCGGAGAACCGCATTGACGACACGCCGCGCACCTATTCGGGCGGCATGCGCCAGCGCCTGCAGATCGCGCGCAACCTCGTCACCGCGCCGCGCCTGATCTTTATGGACGAACCGACCGGCGGCCTCGACGTGTCGGTGCAGGCGCGCCTGCTCGATCTCTTGCGCCGTATCGTTTCGGAGATGCGCATTGCCGCCATCATCGTTACCCACGATCTCGCTGTGGCGCGGCTCTTGTCGAACCGCATCATGGTCATGAAAGGCGGCGAAGTGATCGAAGCCGGGCTCACTGATCAGGTGCTCGACGACCCGCACCAGCCCTACACGCAGCTTCTCGTGTCCTCGATCCTGCCGGTGTGA
- a CDS encoding HAD-IA family hydrolase has protein sequence MSFADFKVLTFDIVGTCIDFEKGILDGFRAAGGAAAAQLTEDQIFAGYLAAREKFPGPASTVMRDVYLTAAKQMGLPADDAAGDLYFRMFFSAPAFVDSADALRRLRRRFRLVAMTNYDRVAFTNCANKLGRPFHDSVTLDEVGHAKPDPRFFFYNLGRQSAHGFKQEEILHVAQSQYHDIGVARELGYKVCWIERRHGLKGFGGTPVPKVVTKPDFHFTSLGELADAVERG, from the coding sequence ATGTCGTTCGCTGACTTCAAGGTGCTGACTTTCGACATCGTCGGAACATGCATCGATTTCGAGAAGGGTATTCTCGACGGGTTTCGCGCGGCGGGAGGCGCAGCAGCGGCCCAACTGACGGAGGATCAGATCTTCGCGGGGTATCTCGCGGCGCGTGAGAAATTCCCGGGTCCGGCGAGCACCGTCATGCGCGATGTCTACCTCACGGCCGCCAAGCAAATGGGGCTGCCCGCCGACGATGCTGCCGGCGATCTGTACTTCCGGATGTTCTTCAGCGCGCCCGCATTTGTCGACTCCGCCGATGCGCTCAGGCGCCTGCGGCGCCGGTTCCGCCTCGTCGCCATGACGAATTATGATCGGGTCGCCTTTACCAATTGCGCCAACAAGCTGGGCCGCCCCTTCCACGACAGCGTCACGCTCGACGAGGTCGGCCATGCGAAGCCCGACCCACGCTTCTTCTTCTATAATCTTGGCCGGCAATCCGCTCACGGCTTCAAGCAGGAAGAAATCCTCCATGTCGCGCAGAGCCAGTATCATGACATCGGCGTCGCGCGAGAACTCGGATACAAGGTCTGCTGGATCGAGCGCCGCCACGGTTTGAAGGGATTTGGAGGCACGCCCGTTCCGAAGGTGGTCACCAAGCCCGACTTCCATTTCACATCGCTCGGCGAACTCGCCGACGCAGTAGAGCGCGGGTGA